In one Winogradskyella sp. MH6 genomic region, the following are encoded:
- a CDS encoding thioredoxin family protein → MIQDLDQDNLQNIVSENDTVVVQYSATWCGNCRIMKPKFKKLATENENVTFVIADAEKFPESRKLATVDNLPTFATFKNGEFKNQVQTNKFDVLKELVDEVI, encoded by the coding sequence ATGATTCAAGATTTAGATCAAGATAACTTACAAAATATAGTTTCAGAAAACGATACTGTTGTTGTACAATACTCAGCAACATGGTGTGGTAACTGTCGTATTATGAAACCTAAATTCAAGAAATTAGCAACAGAAAACGAAAATGTAACATTCGTAATTGCTGATGCCGAAAAATTTCCTGAAAGCAGAAAGTTAGCAACCGTAGACAACTTACCTACGTTCGCTACTTTTAAAAATGGTGAATTCAAAAATCAAGTACAAACAAATAAGTTCGATGTTTTAAAAGAACTTGTTGATGAAGTTATTTAA